A region from the Nostoc sp. HK-01 genome encodes:
- a CDS encoding FtsH peptidase — translation MQQRSPIIKPTTAKPELGKMNQKRTPKSVAWSGALIASLMMLPNIIGGTPALAQRAEREISYGELIRRTEKGEVKKVELDETEQTAKVYLQGQKPDTPPLQVRLLNQNTELINKLKAKNVEFGEVSSANSRAAVGLLINLMWILPLVALMLLFLRRSTNSSSQAMNFGKSRARFQMEAKTGVKFDDVAGVEEAKEELQEVVTFLKQPERFTAVGARIPKGVLLVGPPGTGKTLLAKAIAGEASVPFFSISGSEFVEMFVGVGASRVRDLFKKAKENAPCLIFIDEIDAVGRQRGAGIGGGNDEREQTLNQLLTEMDGFEGNTGIIIIAATNRPDVLDAALLRPGRFDRQVIVDAPDLKGRLEILQVHARNKKIDESVSLDAIARRTPGFTGADLANLLNEAAILTARRRKDAITILEINDAVDRVVAGMEGTPLVDSKIKRLIGYHEVGYAIVGTLLKDHDPVQKVSLIPRGQSRGLTWFTPDEEHFLMSRSQLKARITAVLGGRAAEEVIFGLPEVTGGMRENRKLEYATSIARQMVTQYGMSEIGQFSLESPNSEVFLGRDWMNKSEYSEEIASQIDRKVREIVSQCYDTAKRLIQENRTLVDHLVETLIEQETIDGEQFRQIVSEHQDKQVADAATVAVPN, via the coding sequence ATGCAACAGCGATCGCCCATAATCAAACCAACGACGGCCAAGCCAGAGTTAGGCAAAATGAACCAAAAGCGAACGCCAAAATCTGTTGCTTGGTCTGGGGCGCTAATCGCCAGTTTAATGATGTTGCCAAATATTATTGGCGGTACACCTGCCTTGGCACAAAGAGCAGAGCGCGAAATAAGTTATGGTGAGTTGATTAGAAGAACCGAAAAAGGCGAAGTCAAAAAAGTCGAGTTAGACGAAACCGAACAAACAGCCAAAGTATATTTACAAGGTCAGAAGCCAGATACACCACCCCTACAAGTCAGACTTTTAAATCAAAATACAGAGTTAATTAATAAACTCAAAGCGAAAAACGTCGAGTTTGGTGAGGTATCCTCGGCTAACAGTCGAGCCGCAGTCGGTTTGTTAATTAACCTAATGTGGATTTTGCCTTTAGTAGCTTTAATGTTACTATTCCTGCGTCGTTCGACAAATTCCTCCAGCCAAGCCATGAACTTTGGTAAATCCAGAGCGCGGTTCCAAATGGAAGCCAAAACAGGCGTAAAATTTGACGATGTGGCTGGTGTGGAAGAAGCCAAAGAAGAACTCCAAGAAGTTGTTACTTTTTTGAAGCAGCCAGAAAGATTTACCGCTGTCGGCGCACGTATTCCCAAGGGCGTTTTATTAGTAGGGCCACCAGGTACAGGTAAAACCTTACTTGCCAAAGCGATCGCCGGGGAAGCCAGCGTACCATTTTTCAGCATTTCCGGCTCAGAATTTGTGGAAATGTTTGTCGGTGTGGGTGCTTCCCGCGTCCGTGATTTGTTTAAGAAAGCCAAAGAAAATGCACCCTGTCTCATATTTATTGATGAAATCGACGCTGTGGGTAGACAACGGGGTGCGGGTATTGGTGGCGGTAACGATGAACGGGAACAAACTCTCAACCAGTTGCTGACCGAAATGGATGGTTTTGAAGGCAATACTGGCATCATTATTATTGCCGCTACTAACCGTCCCGATGTTTTAGATGCAGCCTTACTGCGTCCCGGACGTTTTGACAGACAAGTAATTGTTGATGCACCAGATTTAAAAGGGCGATTAGAAATATTGCAAGTTCACGCCCGTAATAAGAAAATTGACGAGAGTGTATCATTAGATGCGATCGCTCGTCGTACACCTGGGTTTACTGGCGCAGATTTAGCCAACTTACTCAACGAAGCCGCCATTCTCACCGCCAGAAGACGCAAAGATGCAATCACTATCTTAGAAATCAACGATGCCGTTGACCGCGTAGTCGCGGGGATGGAAGGTACACCCCTAGTAGACAGTAAAATCAAACGCTTAATTGGCTATCACGAAGTTGGTTACGCCATCGTTGGCACCTTGCTCAAAGACCATGACCCAGTACAAAAAGTATCATTGATTCCGCGTGGACAGTCACGGGGTTTAACCTGGTTCACCCCTGACGAAGAGCATTTTCTTATGTCGCGATCGCAACTAAAAGCCAGAATTACCGCTGTCTTAGGTGGTAGAGCCGCCGAAGAAGTCATTTTTGGTTTACCGGAAGTTACTGGTGGGATGCGCGAAAACCGCAAATTAGAATATGCCACATCCATAGCGCGACAGATGGTAACACAGTATGGGATGTCGGAAATTGGACAGTTTTCCTTAGAATCTCCCAACAGTGAAGTATTTCTGGGGCGTGACTGGATGAACAAATCCGAATATTCCGAAGAAATTGCCTCCCAAATTGATCGGAAAGTGCGGGAAATTGTCAGCCAATGCTATGACACAGCAAAACGCCTGATTCAAGAAAACCGGACATTAGTTGACCATTTAGTAGAAACTTTGATTGAGCAAGAAACAATTGACGGAGAACAATTTCGACAAATTGTCTCTGAACATCAGGATAAGCAAGTAGCGGATGCAGCTACAGTGGCTGTACCTAATTAG
- a CDS encoding ErfK/YbiS/YcfS/YnhG family protein, protein MVIGAAICLSVIGISTNTVTASGKNETVKQTIQTLQKSDQRWIQINLSTQRLTAWEGKKPVYAVTISTGKQSTPTRIGSFKIQSKHKSTRMRGRDYDVPNVPYAMFYQGNYGIHGAYWHKKFGTPVSHGCINVAPNHAKWLFNWASLGTPVVIHK, encoded by the coding sequence ATGGTTATAGGTGCGGCAATATGTTTGAGCGTGATTGGGATTAGCACAAATACAGTCACAGCTAGTGGCAAAAACGAGACAGTTAAACAAACAATCCAAACTCTGCAAAAATCAGACCAACGTTGGATTCAAATTAACCTGTCAACCCAAAGATTAACCGCATGGGAAGGAAAAAAACCTGTTTATGCAGTTACTATTTCCACTGGTAAACAATCTACTCCCACGAGGATAGGTAGCTTTAAAATTCAATCTAAGCATAAATCAACCCGAATGCGCGGCAGAGACTATGACGTTCCCAACGTTCCCTATGCAATGTTTTACCAAGGTAACTACGGAATTCACGGAGCCTACTGGCATAAAAAATTCGGCACACCAGTAAGTCACGGTTGCATCAACGTCGCGCCTAACCATGCTAAATGGCTATTCAATTGGGCATCTTTAGGAACACCTGTGGTCATCCACAAGTAA
- a CDS encoding ErfK/YbiS/YcfS/YnhG family protein — protein sequence MRTQTSNVGIRRSGNFCTGVALLLATFFSSALPTADPNSVIATAASLNNNSIQISDSRQVSQPRRIEIDLSQQRLRAWDGEKLVYNFPVSTGKRATPTPVGRFHIQSKYRTNRMRGSGYDIPDVPYAMYFYEGYAIHGAYWHNRFGTPVSHGCVNLPVKQARKLYNWTKPGTLVVVKR from the coding sequence ATGCGAACCCAAACTAGTAATGTTGGAATTCGTCGCTCAGGAAATTTTTGTACAGGTGTAGCGCTGCTGTTAGCAACTTTTTTCTCCTCGGCGCTACCAACAGCTGATCCCAATTCTGTGATAGCTACAGCCGCGTCGCTCAATAACAACAGCATCCAAATATCTGACAGTAGACAAGTATCCCAACCTCGCCGGATTGAAATTGATTTATCCCAGCAACGCTTACGTGCATGGGATGGCGAAAAGCTGGTTTACAACTTTCCTGTATCTACAGGTAAACGCGCTACTCCTACACCCGTTGGTAGGTTTCATATTCAATCGAAGTATCGCACTAATAGAATGCGGGGTAGCGGCTACGACATTCCTGATGTTCCTTATGCAATGTATTTCTATGAAGGCTATGCGATTCATGGTGCTTATTGGCATAACCGTTTTGGCACTCCAGTCAGCCACGGTTGTGTGAATTTGCCAGTGAAGCAGGCGCGAAAATTGTACAACTGGACGAAGCCAGGGACTTTAGTAGTGGTAAAACGCTAA
- a CDS encoding ATP-dependent metalloprotease FtsH translates to MKFSWRVLVLWTLPALVIGFFFWQGAFANAPADMGKNAANTRMTYGRFLEYLDADRVTSVDLYEGGRTAIVEAIDPDIENRIQRWRVDLPISAPELISKLKEKQISFDAHPMRNDGAIWGLLGNLVFPILLITGLFFLFRRSSNLPGGPGQAMSFGKSRARFQMEAKTGVKFDDVAGIEEAKEELQEVVTFLKQPERFTAVGARIPKGVLLVGPPGTGKTLLAKAIAGEAGVPFFSISGSEFVEMFVGVGASRVRDLFKKAKDNAPCIIFIDEIDAVGRQRGAGIGGGNDEREQTLNQLLTEMDGFEGNTGIIIIAATNRPDVLDSALLRPGRFDRQVTVDAPDIKGRLEILQVHARNKKLDTSVSLDAIARRTPGFTGADLANLLNEAAILTARRRKEAITLREIDDAVDRVVAGMEGTPLVDSKSKRLIAYHEIGHALVGTLLKDHDPVQKVTLIPRGQAQGLTWFTPNEEQGLISRSQLKARITGALGGRAAEEVVFGAAEVTTGAGGDLQQLSGMARQMVTRFGMSDLGPLSLESQQGEVFLGRDWTTRSEYSEAIASRIDAQVRAIVEECYENAKKIMRENRTVTDRIVDLLIEKETIDGEEFRQIVAEYTDVPEKQQYVPQL, encoded by the coding sequence ATGAAATTCTCTTGGAGAGTCCTGGTACTCTGGACATTGCCTGCTTTGGTAATTGGCTTTTTCTTCTGGCAAGGAGCATTTGCGAACGCTCCTGCGGATATGGGTAAGAATGCCGCCAATACCCGCATGACGTATGGCCGTTTTCTAGAATACTTGGATGCCGATCGCGTCACTAGCGTAGATCTGTATGAAGGCGGTAGAACAGCAATTGTCGAAGCTATCGATCCAGATATCGAAAATCGCATTCAGCGGTGGCGGGTAGATCTGCCAATTAGCGCTCCTGAGTTAATTAGCAAGCTTAAAGAAAAACAAATTAGTTTTGATGCTCACCCCATGCGTAATGATGGCGCAATTTGGGGATTATTAGGCAATCTTGTTTTCCCAATTTTATTGATAACTGGGTTGTTCTTTTTGTTCCGGCGCTCCAGCAACCTGCCTGGTGGCCCTGGACAAGCCATGAGCTTTGGTAAATCCAGAGCGCGTTTTCAAATGGAAGCCAAAACTGGTGTGAAATTTGATGACGTGGCTGGTATTGAAGAAGCCAAAGAAGAACTACAAGAAGTTGTGACCTTTCTCAAACAACCAGAAAGATTCACCGCTGTTGGCGCACGCATTCCCAAGGGCGTTTTATTGGTAGGGCCTCCAGGTACAGGTAAAACCTTACTTGCAAAAGCGATCGCCGGGGAAGCTGGTGTACCTTTCTTTAGCATTTCCGGTTCCGAATTTGTGGAAATGTTTGTTGGTGTGGGTGCTTCCCGCGTCCGTGACTTGTTTAAGAAAGCCAAAGATAACGCTCCCTGTATCATCTTCATCGATGAAATCGACGCTGTGGGTAGACAGCGGGGTGCGGGTATTGGTGGCGGTAACGATGAACGGGAACAAACCCTCAACCAGTTACTTACCGAAATGGATGGTTTTGAAGGCAATACTGGCATCATTATTATTGCAGCAACCAACCGTCCCGACGTATTAGATTCAGCCTTGTTACGTCCAGGGCGTTTTGACAGACAAGTAACTGTCGATGCACCAGACATCAAAGGCCGTTTGGAAATTCTGCAAGTTCATGCACGCAACAAAAAATTAGACACCAGTGTGTCATTAGATGCGATCGCTCGTCGTACACCTGGGTTTACTGGTGCAGATTTAGCTAACTTACTCAACGAAGCAGCAATTCTCACCGCCAGAAGACGTAAGGAAGCCATCACCCTGCGGGAAATTGATGATGCAGTTGACCGCGTAGTCGCGGGGATGGAAGGTACACCCTTAGTAGATAGCAAGAGCAAACGCTTAATTGCTTACCACGAAATCGGTCACGCTTTAGTGGGTACTTTGCTCAAAGACCATGACCCAGTACAAAAAGTTACTTTGATTCCGCGGGGACAAGCACAGGGTTTAACTTGGTTCACTCCCAACGAAGAACAAGGATTAATTTCTCGCTCTCAACTAAAAGCCAGAATTACTGGTGCTTTAGGTGGTCGTGCGGCGGAAGAAGTAGTTTTTGGTGCGGCGGAAGTGACAACTGGTGCTGGTGGAGACTTGCAACAATTGTCAGGAATGGCGCGACAAATGGTTACTCGGTTTGGGATGTCTGATTTAGGGCCACTTTCCTTGGAAAGCCAACAAGGCGAAGTATTCCTCGGTCGTGACTGGACAACCCGATCTGAATATTCAGAGGCGATCGCATCTCGGATTGATGCTCAAGTGCGGGCGATTGTTGAAGAATGCTATGAAAACGCCAAGAAAATCATGCGTGAAAATCGCACTGTGACAGACCGCATCGTTGATTTGCTGATTGAAAAAGAAACCATTGATGGCGAAGAATTTCGTCAGATTGTGGCTGAATATACTGATGTACCTGAAAAACAACAGTATGTACCGCAGCTGTAA
- a CDS encoding ABC-type phosphate/phosphonate transport system periplasmic component-like protein, with amino-acid sequence MSERTKLRVVSYLAPNWFWFYEAIVAYLGRILAVETQLQASQYDPLADPILLTDQLDLAFICGLPLVRYGQVVANRLQPVVAPVMEAPRYQNRPVYFTDVIVNTNSHLYSFADLAGKILCYNDPGSNSGYNLLRHRLLQDKHPKNFFGQTIQSGFHQRSIRWVIDGLADCAGIDSVVLEQELRDCPDLSQHIRVVESIGPCPMPPLVAAQHLDQSLIQQVQAALLQPDAELQTAMKKVGVKRFASVDWSDYQAIAKIYNTAIQAGYEVIG; translated from the coding sequence GTGAGTGAACGAACAAAGCTGCGGGTTGTATCTTACTTAGCGCCTAATTGGTTCTGGTTTTACGAAGCTATTGTGGCTTATCTAGGTCGGATTTTGGCAGTAGAAACCCAACTACAAGCAAGTCAATATGACCCACTCGCAGACCCAATACTATTAACAGACCAGCTAGACCTAGCATTTATTTGTGGCTTACCTTTGGTCAGATACGGTCAAGTGGTAGCAAATAGGTTGCAACCTGTAGTTGCGCCAGTTATGGAAGCACCACGCTATCAAAATCGTCCAGTTTACTTTACGGATGTGATTGTCAATACAAACAGCCATTTATACAGCTTTGCAGATTTAGCTGGTAAAATCCTGTGTTACAACGACCCTGGTTCTAATAGTGGCTATAATTTACTGCGACATCGGTTATTACAAGACAAACACCCAAAAAACTTTTTTGGACAGACAATACAATCGGGGTTTCATCAGCGTTCAATTCGTTGGGTAATTGATGGACTGGCGGATTGTGCAGGTATTGATAGTGTAGTCTTGGAGCAAGAACTACGAGATTGTCCTGATTTATCACAGCATATACGAGTAGTAGAATCTATCGGCCCATGTCCGATGCCGCCTTTAGTCGCTGCTCAACATTTAGATCAATCTTTGATTCAGCAGGTGCAAGCGGCGTTACTTCAACCAGATGCAGAACTCCAAACCGCAATGAAAAAAGTTGGCGTGAAGCGTTTCGCATCTGTGGATTGGTCAGATTATCAAGCGATCGCAAAAATTTACAATACTGCAATTCAGGCAGGTTATGAGGTAATTGGTTAG
- a CDS encoding 2-dehydro-3-deoxyphosphogluconate aldolase/4-hydroxy-2-oxoglutarate aldolase: MCHAGSEEFNALFQVPARMSNQDWLSKLRKNRVIAVIRASKIELGEQMAMAVASGGMQLIEITWNSDRAAELIAKLRMKLPDCLIGTGTLFNVQQLQDAIASGAQFLFSPHIDLEMIAAAVTKEVPMIPGALTPTEIVTAWQQGASCVKVFPVQALGGASYIKSLQAPLGHIPLIPTGGVTLKNAPEFIQAGAVAVGLSSELFPKKLVIAENWQAIAQHTSNLIQNLA; the protein is encoded by the coding sequence ATGTGTCACGCTGGTAGTGAAGAATTTAATGCCTTATTTCAAGTCCCAGCGAGAATGTCTAATCAAGATTGGTTATCAAAGTTGCGAAAAAACAGAGTGATCGCCGTTATCCGTGCATCAAAAATAGAATTAGGAGAGCAGATGGCAATGGCGGTAGCATCTGGGGGAATGCAGCTAATAGAGATTACCTGGAATAGCGATCGCGCCGCAGAATTGATCGCTAAACTCCGCATGAAATTACCTGATTGTCTGATTGGTACAGGTACATTGTTCAACGTGCAGCAGTTACAAGATGCGATCGCCTCTGGAGCGCAATTTTTATTTTCCCCTCATATTGATTTAGAAATGATTGCAGCCGCCGTGACAAAAGAAGTGCCGATGATTCCAGGAGCGCTGACTCCTACAGAAATTGTGACCGCATGGCAACAAGGCGCTAGTTGCGTGAAGGTGTTTCCTGTGCAAGCCTTGGGAGGAGCCAGTTATATCAAAAGTTTACAAGCTCCATTGGGTCATATTCCTTTAATTCCTACAGGTGGCGTGACTCTAAAAAATGCCCCAGAATTTATCCAAGCGGGGGCTGTGGCGGTGGGCTTGAGTAGTGAATTGTTTCCGAAAAAGTTGGTGATTGCAGAAAATTGGCAAGCGATCGCTCAACATACTAGTAACCTAATACAGAATTTAGCGTAG
- a CDS encoding alpha,alpha-trehalase, which yields MTQQLTSPPITSVRTYIKQTWKTLTRSHHHLLESAQDTKLEHKPNTPWLVYISPQEDCNTVKSVLERSLSAKEMQQIEIRTLPSEVEAIEEHGLLYLPGAYVVPGGRFNEMYGWDSYFILLGLLRDEEWELAQSQVDQLLYQVQHYGTILNANRTYMLTRSQPPVLSMMVLALFQHTQDQAWLKSTLPLLEQFYYYWVVPPHLNSATGLSRYYALGEGAAPEVLFSELDEAGRSHYERVKEYYQQFEIDDYDVSLFYNREKDELTDLFYKGDRSMRESGFDITNRFGPFSVDIIHYAPVCLNSLLYQMEQDLAQIYEILGNPELGKQWSDRASLRRERIDQYLWDEDQGLYLDYHFYSNQRRHYEFATTFYPLWTGLASPAQAQRIVQNLSLFTAPGGIFTSTRVTGNQWDAPFGWGPLTLIAVQGLCRYGYDAEGHDIADKFLTMAIKEFTRCGFFVEKYDVERCSAQVSDEICFGYSSNEIGFGWTNGVILELLALQSLDLKD from the coding sequence ATGACCCAACAACTTACCAGCCCCCCAATAACCAGTGTCCGCACCTACATCAAACAAACCTGGAAAACCCTCACCCGTTCCCACCACCATTTATTAGAATCAGCCCAAGACACTAAACTAGAACACAAACCCAACACCCCGTGGCTAGTTTACATCTCCCCCCAAGAAGACTGTAATACAGTCAAGTCTGTATTAGAGCGATCGCTATCTGCTAAAGAAATGCAGCAAATAGAAATTCGCACCTTACCCAGCGAAGTCGAAGCCATCGAAGAACACGGGTTGTTATATCTCCCAGGTGCTTATGTTGTTCCTGGCGGGCGTTTTAATGAAATGTATGGCTGGGATAGCTATTTTATTCTGCTCGGTTTACTGCGGGATGAAGAATGGGAACTAGCCCAAAGTCAAGTTGATCAATTACTTTATCAAGTCCAGCATTACGGCACCATCCTCAATGCTAACCGTACCTATATGCTGACGCGATCGCAACCCCCCGTCCTGAGTATGATGGTGCTGGCGTTGTTCCAACACACCCAAGACCAAGCATGGTTAAAATCAACCCTGCCATTATTAGAACAATTTTATTACTACTGGGTAGTCCCGCCCCATCTCAATTCGGCAACAGGCTTATCGAGATACTATGCTTTAGGCGAAGGAGCAGCACCGGAAGTTTTGTTTTCGGAACTGGATGAAGCCGGACGTAGCCACTATGAACGCGTCAAGGAATATTATCAACAATTTGAAATTGATGACTATGATGTGAGTCTGTTTTATAACCGCGAAAAAGACGAACTCACAGACTTATTTTACAAAGGCGATCGCTCTATGCGCGAGTCTGGGTTTGATATCACCAACCGCTTTGGCCCTTTTAGTGTGGATATCATTCATTATGCGCCAGTGTGTTTAAACAGTCTGCTTTATCAAATGGAACAAGACTTGGCGCAAATTTACGAAATTTTGGGGAATCCTGAACTTGGAAAACAATGGAGCGATCGCGCGAGTCTCCGTCGTGAGCGTATCGATCAATACCTTTGGGATGAAGACCAAGGACTGTACTTAGACTATCACTTCTACAGTAACCAACGTCGTCATTATGAGTTTGCTACTACCTTCTATCCTCTATGGACAGGACTGGCTTCTCCTGCACAAGCTCAACGAATTGTCCAAAATCTGAGTTTATTTACTGCACCAGGAGGAATTTTCACCAGTACCCGTGTTACCGGAAATCAATGGGATGCGCCTTTTGGTTGGGGGCCACTAACATTGATTGCTGTCCAAGGACTTTGCCGTTATGGATATGATGCAGAGGGTCATGATATTGCTGATAAGTTTTTAACTATGGCGATTAAAGAATTTACCCGATGTGGTTTTTTCGTGGAAAAATATGACGTTGAGCGATGTTCTGCTCAAGTTTCTGACGAGATTTGCTTTGGTTACAGTTCTAATGAAATAGGTTTTGGTTGGACTAATGGAGTTATTTTAGAACTTTTGGCGCTGCAATCATTGGACTTAAAGGATTAA
- a CDS encoding NADPH-dependent FMN reductase: MVRIVGIAGSLRPNSYTQLALQVAAQRLQAIGADVEILDLRQLQLPFCNGEKEYPEYPDVQRLRETVSGADGLILATPEYHGGVSGVLKNALDLMSFTELSGKVTGLISVLGGQSNSNALNDLRLIVRWVHGWVIPEQIAIGQAWSAFNSEGKLLDEKLSQRFDEFAQSLVDSTRKLKGIN, from the coding sequence ATGGTCAGGATTGTGGGCATTGCTGGTAGTTTAAGACCTAACTCCTATACACAGTTAGCGTTACAAGTCGCAGCACAAAGGTTACAAGCCATAGGTGCAGATGTAGAAATTTTAGATTTACGGCAATTACAGCTACCATTTTGCAACGGTGAAAAAGAATATCCAGAATACCCAGATGTGCAGCGCTTGCGTGAGACTGTCAGTGGTGCTGACGGATTAATTTTGGCGACACCAGAGTATCATGGTGGCGTGAGTGGCGTGCTGAAAAATGCCCTTGATTTAATGAGTTTTACAGAACTTTCAGGGAAAGTTACAGGACTAATCAGCGTTTTGGGGGGTCAATCTAATAGCAACGCCCTCAATGATTTACGGTTAATTGTCCGCTGGGTGCATGGTTGGGTAATTCCTGAACAAATTGCCATTGGACAAGCCTGGAGTGCTTTTAACTCGGAAGGTAAGTTGTTAGATGAAAAACTCTCTCAAAGATTTGACGAATTTGCTCAAAGTTTAGTTGATAGTACTCGCAAGCTCAAAGGCATCAATTAA